A stretch of the Teretinema zuelzerae genome encodes the following:
- a CDS encoding DUF362 domain-containing protein — MKTKADDFASLLRSWGASDVSWTRVSDGPGGLPWAVSIAVRLSDAVIDEIETEPTYTYFHHYRTANAFLDRLSLQAGLHVQAEGASYIAVAASQSSPDSPFEGRYSHKKAACLAGLGSMGRSGLFLHRRWGPRVRLATLFTDWPELAAPVAVRGHSVVHGDAEAVCGHAGGSAESASVSGHAFAASCSEAVSGHAGGSAESASVSGHAGGSAESASVSGHAFAASCSEAVSGHAGGILAETCTHCRLCVDACPADAIGFESDRAVFHPQKCSSWMKKAYQHIGRGAVCGICMKVCPAGR; from the coding sequence ATGAAAACGAAAGCCGATGATTTTGCCTCTCTGCTGCGCTCCTGGGGCGCAAGCGATGTTTCCTGGACGCGAGTAAGCGACGGACCCGGAGGGCTTCCCTGGGCGGTATCGATCGCAGTGAGGCTCTCGGACGCCGTAATTGACGAAATAGAAACAGAACCCACCTATACGTATTTCCATCACTACCGGACGGCTAACGCCTTTCTCGACCGCCTCTCTCTGCAGGCGGGCCTGCATGTACAGGCTGAGGGGGCGAGCTACATCGCTGTCGCGGCGTCGCAAAGCTCGCCCGACTCGCCGTTCGAGGGCCGTTACTCGCACAAGAAGGCCGCCTGCCTGGCCGGGCTCGGCTCGATGGGGCGCAGCGGACTCTTCCTCCACCGCCGATGGGGTCCCCGCGTAAGGCTCGCGACCCTTTTCACCGACTGGCCGGAGTTGGCCGCGCCTGTTGCGGTAAGAGGGCACAGTGTCGTGCACGGCGACGCGGAGGCGGTATGCGGACACGCAGGCGGGAGCGCAGAATCCGCAAGTGTAAGCGGGCACGCTTTTGCGGCTAGTTGCTCGGAGGCGGTAAGCGGACACGCGGGCGGGAGCGCGGAATCCGCAAGTGTAAGCGGGCACGCGGGCGGGAGCGCGGAATCCGCAAGTGTAAGCGGGCACGCTTTTGCGGCTAGTTGCTCGGAGGCGGTAAGCGGACACGCGGGCGGGATTCTCGCCGAAACGTGCACGCACTGCAGGCTCTGCGTGGATGCCTGCCCGGCAGACGCCATCGGATTCGAATCGGATCGAGCCGTATTCCATCCGCAAAAATGCAGTTCGTGGATGAAAAAGGCCTACCAGCATATCGGCCGCGGAGCCGTCTGCGGAATTTGCATGAAAGTCTGTCCGGCGGGTCGCTGA
- a CDS encoding nucleotidyltransferase substrate binding protein, giving the protein MENDIRWIQRFENFKTAFAALTEAVELTNARELSKLEKQGLIQSFEFTHEIAWNVLKDYLQWKGIFGIVGSKDSTREAFKNELISAGDIWMEMITARNLAFHTYNQSIVEAVYASITQSFFPAFFEFLQRFQAIAEQSSDE; this is encoded by the coding sequence ATGGAAAACGACATCCGCTGGATTCAACGATTCGAGAATTTTAAAACGGCTTTCGCGGCTTTGACTGAAGCTGTCGAACTCACCAATGCCCGGGAACTTTCAAAGCTTGAAAAGCAAGGACTCATTCAGTCATTCGAGTTTACGCATGAAATCGCATGGAATGTACTGAAAGACTATCTTCAATGGAAAGGAATTTTCGGCATCGTTGGATCGAAGGACAGCACGCGGGAAGCCTTTAAAAATGAATTGATTTCGGCCGGGGATATATGGATGGAAATGATTACAGCCAGAAATCTCGCTTTCCATACATACAATCAATCCATCGTCGAAGCCGTGTACGCCTCGATCACGCAATCCTTCTTTCCGGCTTTTTTTGAATTTTTGCAACGCTTTCAAGCAATAGCCGAACAGAGCTCCGATGAATAA
- a CDS encoding nucleotidyltransferase family protein, with amino-acid sequence MNNDFGLSVETIAKIRSVFAAHPEIEQARIYGSRAKGNYRTGSDIDVCLSGNSELIHANFHTLLNELDDAMLPYTMDISIYDYIENPALTEHIDRVGQLFYSKSGIE; translated from the coding sequence ATGAATAACGACTTTGGTTTAAGCGTCGAAACGATTGCAAAGATTCGCTCGGTTTTTGCCGCGCACCCCGAAATCGAACAAGCTCGCATTTACGGATCAAGAGCAAAGGGAAATTACAGAACGGGATCCGATATCGACGTATGCCTGAGCGGAAACAGCGAACTTATACATGCAAATTTCCACACGCTGCTCAATGAGCTCGACGACGCAATGCTTCCCTACACGATGGATATATCGATATACGATTATATCGAAAATCCGGCCCTGACCGAACATATCGATCGGGTCGGACAACTGTTTTATTCAAAATCAGGCATAGAGTAA
- a CDS encoding DUF2179 domain-containing protein translates to MHRGVFLFSQPQILLALTIFIARVADVSLGTFRHAMVIRGRKLPAFFAAFAESLIWVFAVSRVLKDMSDPLTAVAFALGFATGTFCGMTIENLFKIGDQVIRIFSAKGEESAASLREAGYRVTVFEGSGRDGAVSLLFLQAKRRDVSKIQSLARKIDPAGFIVIDDIRSASAGAPSRK, encoded by the coding sequence ATGCACCGAGGTGTTTTCTTGTTTTCGCAGCCGCAGATTTTATTAGCTTTGACGATTTTCATCGCCCGCGTGGCGGATGTGTCTCTCGGAACGTTCAGGCACGCGATGGTGATACGGGGGAGAAAGCTTCCCGCCTTTTTCGCCGCGTTTGCCGAGTCGCTTATCTGGGTGTTCGCGGTGTCCCGCGTATTGAAGGACATGAGCGATCCCCTGACCGCCGTGGCGTTCGCGCTCGGTTTCGCGACGGGAACATTCTGCGGAATGACTATCGAAAACCTTTTCAAGATCGGCGACCAGGTTATTCGTATTTTCTCCGCGAAGGGCGAGGAGTCGGCCGCTTCCTTGCGCGAGGCCGGATACCGCGTTACCGTGTTCGAAGGCTCCGGCCGCGACGGCGCCGTATCTCTTCTGTTCCTACAGGCGAAACGGCGTGATGTTTCGAAAATCCAGTCTCTCGCCCGCAAGATAGATCCTGCCGGTTTCATCGTCATCGACGACATCAGGAGCGCGTCCGCCGGAGCGCCCTCGAGAAAATGA
- a CDS encoding PrsW family intramembrane metalloprotease, whose amino-acid sequence MYTLILLLLAIAPPMMFFAYLIKTDRVEPEPLGMLMFALALGVISTFPASLIEGLLAYLPFFGEHDLPAIIRTSFIQVAPVEEGCKLAVILLFVWKNRNFNEENDGIVYVTASSIGFALFENVLYVLSGGLATAVARSITAIPLHTFCGVIMGAYVGRARFAADRRTAAVLVLKGFAAAVFIHGLYDTFAMEHGSSSVVMLLLLVAALFFAGRFFFKTGKELSAARWANPEAAAQIRLDTASQQAARIVVRYGEDKIGIDAEGRFYLKPEKQTWKLVTGRLLYVFSFACWVLFLVIGYNASDEAALAAVFYFCLTMTCVPTVLAVLLTRSYRQRLESNTYL is encoded by the coding sequence ATGTACACGCTTATTCTGCTTCTGCTGGCGATAGCTCCGCCGATGATGTTTTTCGCCTACCTGATCAAGACGGACCGCGTCGAACCCGAACCCCTGGGCATGCTCATGTTCGCGCTCGCGCTCGGAGTGATCTCCACCTTTCCGGCTTCTCTCATCGAGGGTCTGCTCGCGTATCTTCCGTTTTTCGGCGAGCATGATCTTCCAGCCATAATCAGAACCTCCTTCATCCAGGTCGCGCCGGTGGAGGAGGGCTGCAAGCTCGCGGTCATCCTTCTGTTCGTCTGGAAGAATCGCAACTTCAACGAGGAGAACGACGGCATCGTGTACGTTACGGCGAGCTCCATCGGCTTCGCGCTTTTTGAAAACGTGCTGTACGTACTCTCGGGCGGACTGGCCACTGCCGTCGCCCGTTCGATTACCGCGATCCCCCTGCATACGTTCTGCGGCGTCATCATGGGCGCCTATGTCGGGCGCGCGCGCTTCGCCGCCGACCGGCGGACCGCTGCCGTCCTGGTGCTCAAGGGTTTCGCCGCTGCCGTGTTCATCCACGGTTTGTACGATACCTTCGCGATGGAGCACGGAAGCTCTTCCGTCGTCATGCTGCTCCTTCTCGTCGCCGCCCTCTTTTTCGCCGGCCGCTTCTTCTTCAAAACCGGAAAGGAACTTTCAGCCGCGCGATGGGCGAACCCCGAGGCCGCCGCGCAAATCAGACTCGACACCGCGAGCCAGCAGGCGGCGAGGATAGTAGTCCGTTACGGCGAAGACAAAATCGGCATCGACGCCGAAGGGCGTTTTTATCTCAAGCCTGAAAAGCAGACTTGGAAGCTCGTGACGGGCCGCCTGTTGTACGTCTTTTCTTTTGCGTGCTGGGTGCTGTTCCTCGTAATCGGATACAACGCGTCGGACGAAGCGGCTCTCGCGGCCGTCTTTTATTTTTGCCTCACGATGACCTGCGTACCGACCGTTCTTGCCGTGCTCCTCACCCGTTCGTACCGGCAGCGGCTCGAATCGAACACGTATTTATGA
- a CDS encoding acyltransferase family protein: MKTERNRYVDNLRIFCILLLFPFHAAMCFNSFTLASGKPEGFYVWLGPVEWCSHIVVAVYPWWMALLFVLAGISTRRALQKRSAADYAKERVARLLVPLLAGLVLVVPPQAYIGDVFNNGYSGGFFSHYRKFFTTLTDFSGNDGAFTPGHLWFILYLFIISMVFLPLTSRFAKRNPESGPGRIRLPAGMSLPALTAGGFLFLGIFSLVGRIGNKGLGEYSACFLLGFFVLSRAEVIEKISKKWAVLSIAWAALAALRCWMWAARFQGDLAWNIGYTAFEWIGILATLSLGSRFLNVDAKPLRYLSRAAFPLYYFHQTLLLIVAFVLSSHVARPAPFILLTTAASFALSLAAYELFRRFPMSRILFGIKK; this comes from the coding sequence ATGAAAACCGAACGAAACCGATACGTCGACAATCTCAGAATTTTCTGCATCCTCCTCCTCTTTCCCTTCCACGCGGCGATGTGCTTCAACAGCTTCACGCTCGCGTCGGGAAAACCGGAAGGCTTCTACGTCTGGCTCGGGCCCGTCGAATGGTGCTCGCATATCGTGGTAGCGGTCTATCCCTGGTGGATGGCCCTCCTCTTCGTTCTCGCGGGCATATCGACTCGCCGGGCATTGCAGAAGCGGAGCGCGGCGGACTACGCGAAGGAACGCGTCGCGCGGCTGCTGGTTCCCCTGCTCGCTGGACTCGTTCTCGTCGTTCCTCCGCAGGCCTACATCGGCGATGTATTCAACAACGGCTACTCAGGCGGCTTCTTTTCCCACTATCGCAAATTCTTCACGACCCTCACCGACTTTTCCGGAAACGACGGAGCGTTCACGCCCGGGCATCTGTGGTTCATTCTCTATCTCTTTATCATCTCGATGGTTTTTCTTCCGCTGACCTCCCGGTTCGCGAAGCGGAATCCAGAAAGCGGCCCGGGTCGAATCCGGCTCCCGGCCGGGATGTCCTTGCCCGCGCTGACCGCCGGAGGATTTCTGTTCCTCGGGATTTTCTCGCTCGTCGGCAGAATCGGCAACAAGGGGCTCGGCGAATATTCCGCTTGTTTTCTGCTCGGTTTCTTCGTCCTGAGCCGCGCAGAGGTTATTGAAAAAATCTCGAAGAAATGGGCTGTTCTCTCGATCGCCTGGGCCGCCCTCGCCGCGCTCCGCTGCTGGATGTGGGCAGCGCGCTTCCAGGGAGACCTCGCGTGGAATATCGGCTACACAGCGTTTGAATGGATCGGAATTCTCGCAACCCTCTCGCTCGGCTCGCGCTTCTTGAACGTCGACGCGAAACCCCTGCGCTATCTCTCCCGCGCGGCCTTCCCGCTCTACTATTTCCACCAGACGCTTCTGCTCATCGTCGCGTTCGTTCTCTCTTCGCACGTCGCGCGCCCCGCTCCCTTCATCCTGTTGACGACGGCCGCCAGCTTCGCGCTCAGCCTTGCGGCCTACGAACTGTTCCGCCGCTTCCCGATGTCCCGCATCCTCTTCGGCATCAAGAAATAG
- a CDS encoding methyl-accepting chemotaxis protein, with translation MRRRSDELGEAGKGFAVVAAEVRKLVERSQLAAGEITALSGSSVEVAERAGRLIVEIIPDIKSTAHLVQEIAASSNEQNTGVEQINDALNQLDQIIQQNATASEQLSSMAEELSSQAESMKDTVGFFIVRSS, from the coding sequence ATGCGGAGGCGTTCCGATGAGCTCGGAGAAGCGGGGAAGGGCTTCGCCGTGGTCGCCGCGGAAGTGCGCAAGCTCGTCGAACGGTCCCAGCTCGCCGCCGGCGAAATCACCGCCCTTTCCGGTTCCAGCGTAGAAGTCGCCGAGCGCGCCGGCAGGCTGATCGTCGAGATCATCCCCGACATCAAGTCGACTGCCCATCTTGTTCAGGAAATCGCCGCGTCGAGCAACGAACAGAACACCGGAGTAGAACAAATCAACGACGCGTTGAACCAGCTCGACCAGATAATCCAGCAAAACGCTACGGCCTCTGAACAACTTTCATCGATGGCGGAGGAACTCTCCAGCCAGGCTGAAAGCATGAAGGATACCGTCGGATTTTTCATCGTTCGTTCTTCCTAG